The Gordonia terrae genome contains the following window.
TCCGCCGAGGCCACCCCGGCGACGCGCCGCTACGGGTTGCCGCACGGGCCGGCAGCACGCGACCTGGCCGAGCACGGCACCGCGGTCGCGGTGCCGCTCATCCGCGACGACGCCGCGACGGTCGTGGTCGGCAGCGCCCGCCACCTGGGTGCCGAGGGCGCGAAGCTGCACGGCGAGACCTACGTCGACAACGAGCGCCTGTTCGACGGCGAGGTGCGTTCCGTCCTCATCGAGCCGACCCTCACCGCGCCCGGGCTGCGCGCACAGGTGGAGCGGATGTTGTTGCCGGGCAAGTGGTTCGCCGGACGGGCCTGCCAGACCGGGGGCACCAACGTCGTCGTCGAACGCGAAGGGGTGGTGAACCCACGCGTCGTGAAACGGTCGACGTTCTACCGACACGTCACCGATCTGCTGCTCGTGCGTCCCTGACGGGTAGCGCCTCCGGCCCCGTCGTGAGGTGGAGGTCGTCGCGTCGGATGAGGGCGGTCGCCACAACGCTGATGATCGCGGTGAGCACCAGGTATCCGGCTGCGAGCCACGGCGACCCACTCGCCGCGCCGATCAGCGCGGTGAGGATGAGCGGCGTCAGACCCGATGCGTAGATGCCGGAGAACTGGTAGACGACCGACAGACCGGTGTAGCGCACCGGGGTCGGGTACAGACTCGCGAACAATGTGCCCTGCGCGCCGTAGAACAGTGCGTGGATCACGCCGAAGACGATCACCAGCCCGACGGTGAACCACAGCAGGTTCGACGTCCCGAACAGCACGAACACCGGGTAGACCGCGACGCCGTAGGCGGTGATCCCGACCAGATAGATCGTCTTGGCGCCGTAGCGGTCGGTGAGCAGTCCGGAGAACGGCAGCAGGGCCGCCATGACCAGCGACGCGATCGTCACGGCCACCAGGACCGGGACCTTCTCCATGTCGAGTTCGGTGGTCGCGTAGGCGATCGCGAAGACGCCCCAGGTGTTGAAGGCCGATCCCTCACCCCACCGGGCGAGGAGGCCGAGGACGGTGTTGCGTGTGTTCGGCGGGACCACGACGTCGCGCAGCGGTGCCGTGGACTTCTTCGCGAGTTCGGCGACCTCGGCGAAGGCCGGCGTCTCGTCGACCTTGAGGCGTACGACGAACCCGATGACCACCAGCACGATGCTCACCAGGAACGCGATACGCCAGCCGTAGGTCAGGAAGGCCTGATCGTCGAGCGCCACCTGCAGCAGCGCGAACACACCTGTGCCCAAGGCGAGTCCGAGCGCGAGACCGATTTGCGGGATGCTCCCGAACAGACCGCGTTTGCCGTCCGGGCTGTGCTCGACCGACAGCAGGACGGCGCCCGCCCACTCCCCGCCCAGCGCGAACCCCTGAACGATGCGCAAGAGCAGCAACAGGATCGGGGCGAGCACGCCGACCGACGCCGCGGTCGGGAGTACACCCATGAGCGCGGTCGCGACGCCCATCATCACCATCGTGATCGCGAGCGTGCGCTTGCGGCCGATGCGATCGCCGATGTGCCCGAACACGATTCCGCCGATCGGACGCACCACGAAGCCCACCGCGAAGGTCGCGAAGGACAGCAGGGTTCCGACGAACGAACTCTGGTCGGGGAAGAAGAGCTGGTTGAACACCAGGCTGGCCGCGGTCGCGTAGAGGAAGAAGTCGTACCACTCGACGGTCGTGCCGAGAAGGCTTGCCGCGACGACGGTCCGGAGCCGCTTGCGACGCTCGGCCTCGGTCTCGCCGGCCGCGGCGGGGGTGAGTGTGGAGGTAGCCATGACCGACACACGGTAACGACGCGACGTCCCGATCCGGCGACTACGAATCAGGGTGAGCGAAAAGTTGCGGCCGTGTGCAACCGTCGCCGGTCAGGGCAGGAGGCAGGAAGTCGCGTCGTTCCATGCGCCGCAATGTAAGGCATAACCAACATTCACGACGCAGTGACGAACGGTCACCAGGTCATCTCGTCCCGACATCGTCGCTGGTGGTCGTCGGGATCGATCTGCACCGTCGCGTGCTCGAGTCCGTGCCGGGCCAGGACGGCCTGCGCGGCGGGCAGCACCTCACCGTTGGGGCGACTGCTGCCGAGATGGACGGTGGCCACGTCCATCCCCGTCGTGAGCGTCCAGACATGGAGATCGTGCACGTCGTCGACCACGGGGATGTCGGCCAGATCGGCCCGCAACGCCTCGACGTCGACGTGGGCCGGCGCCTGCTGGTTGAGGATGCGAAGCGCATCGAGCGCGAGTCGCACCGCGCGCGGGACCACCCACAGCGCGATCAGCACCGCGACGACGATGTCGGCGTAACCCCATCCGGTCGTCATCGCGACGATGCCGGCCACCAGGACACCGACGCTGCCGACGGCGTCGGCCAGGACTTCGAGGTAGGCGCCGCGTACCGCGATCGACTCCTTGGCGTCCGCGCGCAACAGCAACATGACCCCGAGATTCACCAGCAGACCGATCAGGGCCACGACGATCAGCGTGAGTCCCGGGACCTGCGGATCGCTGCCGATGCGTTCCACCGCTTCGTAGAGCACGAACGCGGCGACGCCCATCAACAGCACGGCATTGGCGACCGCGGTGAACACCTCGGCGCGGTGCCAACCGAAACTACGGGTGTCGGTGATCCGCCCGTGCCGGCCGAGCAACAGCGCGATCAGCCCCATGACGAGCGCGACGACGTCGGTCAGCATGTGTCCCGCGTCGGCGATCAGCGCGAGCGAGTTCACCAGGATGCCGGTGACGAGTTCGACGACGAAGTAGCTGCCGATCAGTCCCACCGCCAGCACCATCGGCCAGAGCCGCCGCTGCCCACCGCCCGCGGGAGCGTGCGAGTGCGAATGTGAATGCCCCATGATGCCGGTCAATATATGCAGAATTTCGCATATGTGGCAACAGGCCGGTCAGCTCCGCAGGGTCGCCAGCGCCGAGGACCTGCGCAGACCCGCCGTCATCAGCAGGTCGACGAGCAGCGAGCGGATCTCCGCGAGCAGCGCAGCCTCCGACAACTCGCTGTTGGTGACCAGGTCGATCCGGGCCTTGCGCACGATGCTGCGGATCACCCTGGCCGCATCGGCCTGATCGGGTTCCTCGCCGGGGTCGGCCATCATCATCGCGCGCAGCACCTCGAAGGCGCCGGCGAGATCGTCGATGATCTCGATCAATTCGGGGAGCACCGGCACCCCCCGCTGGGTCATGCCGAGCGAACGCCGCGCGATGATCCGGAAATTGCGCACGGCGTTGTCGATCGGGTCGGCGGTGGCCGAGATCCGGTCCAACCGCATCCGCGAACCCCAGTAGAGCGGTGAGATCCGGGTGACCTCGCGTCCGCCCGTCATGTCCGACCGCATCTTGTTGATCTCCGCCTGCGTCCCGCGGCCGGCTTCGAGTGCGGCCGCGATGAGTTCCTCGTCGCGCTCGCGGAGTCCGGTGGCCAGCTGGCGGGCGGCGTCGCGAACCGTGGCGAGGACCCCGGCCGCGTCCCGGCGCGCCCGGCTCGCCGGGTTCACCGGCAGCAGCGCCCCCACGAGGATGCCGACCAGCCCACCGATCAGCGCGTCGAGCGCGCGATGGAAACCCGCCACCCCGCCGGGCGGGAGAAGCGTCGCGACCAACGCGGCCGACGAGGCCGCCTGCATGGGGACGAGCGGACCGTCGTCGAGGAAGACCGCCACCGTCATCGCCAGGGCGACGACGATCATGATCTGCCACGCCCCCTCACCGACCAGGCTGATGAAGAGGTCGCCGACGAGGATCCCGATCGCGACGCCGCCGACGAGTTCGGCTGCGCGCCGCCACCGCTGCCCCAGCGAGAGGCCGAGCGAGATCACCGCGGCGATCGGGGCGAAGAACGGGTCGGGATGGATGAAGATCTCCACCGCGATCCACCAGGAGACGCCCGCCGCGAGCGCGCACTGGACGATGGGGACGAGCGAGACACGCAGCCTGCGCAGCCGGTTCTTCAGCGGCGCGGGCATCGCGTTGAACACCCGGCGCGGGTACGACGGGTTCGCGGCGCTCGATCCCATCAGGCGGACGTCATCCCGGGATGACCGGTCGTCTCGGTGCCGTCACACAAGGCCGAGTTCGGCGGCCGCGCGTGGATCGCTGTCGTTGAGCAGGTCGAGGCAACGCAGGTGCTCGTCCTCCTCGCCGACCAGTTCGGCGGCCCGGGCCAGCGCCCCGACACACCGCAGGAAGCCGCGGTTCGGTTCATGGCTCCACGGCACCGGACCGAAACCCTTCCAGCCGTGCCGGCGCAGCTGATCGAGGCCGCGGTGGTAACCGGTCCGCGCGTAGGCATAGGCCGCGATCACCGCGGGCATGTCGATGTCGCCGCCGGCCGCGGCGCCCTTCGACGACTCGAGAGCCGCCTCGGCCAGATACGCCCAGGCGATCGACGCGGTCGGGTGCGCGGCCGCGACCTCCGCCGCGACGGCGCCGTTGAGCAGGTCCGATTCGGCGTCGTCGTCCCCGGTGAGCAGAACCGGTTGTGGGCCGAGAAGATCTCCGAAAGACGTCATGCCCTCTATTCAAGCATCGTGTCGCCGGGGACCCTTCGTTCGATCAAACGCCCTAGTGCTGGATTGTCGGGCCATTCGCTAGGGTGAATGGCGCAATCGGTCCTGCTGCCCTCCCGCTGATCCGGTGTCGTCGGGCGGCCGGACCGAAGTCGTGCAATGGCGGAATGCGGGGTGAATCAGTCGATGGCGCGATCTGAGAGGCCGAGAGCTGCTGTCACCAGGGCTCTGTCGACCCTGAAACAGGTCCGGGAGGATCGTCGTGCTCGCCTGGCGGGTGCCCGACCGACCCCCGATACTGTTCCGACCGGCACCGACGCCACGCCACCCAGCACCAGCAGAGAGGGCCGCGAGCCAGCTGTGGACGATTCCACCCAGAACGAGACCGCCGAGGGCAAGGCCACCGAGGACACGGCCACCGGGACCGAGGCGACCGCAGCGGAGTCCACGACAGACGCGTCCACTGCGGCCGGCGCCGCGAAGAAGTCCCCGGCACCGAAGCCGAAGGGTGGACGCGGTATCGACGGCGCCACCCAGGTGATCAATCGCGACAGCCTCCCGTCTGCCGAGGATCTCGAGGATCTCGACGACATCGACCCGCTGAGCGACGAACCCGAGTCCGCCTCGACCGAGGAGACGGCGACCGACGACGCCACGAGCGAGGACGCCCCCGCCCCGAAGCGCCTCGGGCCCAGCGATTCGAAGACCACGGTCATCCGACGGTCGGACCTCCCCGACGCCGAGGGGCTCGAAGACCTCGACGACATCGACCCGACGGCCCCGGAGCCCGAGGCAGCCTCGCCCGAATCCGAGGCCTACGCGGAGGGTCCGACAGACGAGGCCGCCGAGGCAGAGCCGTCCGAGTCCGAGTCCGAGTCCTCCGCAGCGGAATCGACGGAAAAGTCGGATCTGGACGACGAGGCGGACTCCGACACCGACGCGGCGGCTGAGCCGGTGGTCCCCGAGGACGACACCGACCCGTCGACGGGTACCGCGGTCAGCGCGGGTGTCGCAGCGGCCGGCGCGGCTGCCGTGGCGGCCGGCACGACCGAGACCGACGACGACGTTGCAGACGCGGAGTCGACCACAGACGAGTCCGCGACAGACGAGGCCGGGGACGCCACCGAGGCAATCGAGGTCCCGGCCGCCGAGTCAGACGCCGAAACCGGGGCGATCGAGACCGAGCCGATCGAGGACGAGCAGACCGAGCCGACCGAGACCGAGCCGACCGAGGACGCCGCGGCGACGGACGATACAGAGGCTGAGGCAGAGTCCCCCACCGAGGCGATCGTCGTGCCCGCCGGCGGGACCACCGGCACACCCGAGACCGACACGGCTGTCACGGACGACGCTGCTGACGACGCCGACGCCGACGCCGACGCCGAGGAACCGGACGCCGCCACGACCGTCATCCCCGCGGCTGCGGCTGCGGCGGCCGCCGCGTCCGCCCGAGACGAGCCCGCCACGGCAGATGACGAGGTCCGGACCACCCCCGAGCCGGCCGTTCCCGCCTCGACCGCGGGGTGGACGACCACCGACCGCGAACCCCAGGTCATCCCGGGAAGCGGCCCCGCGTCGCAGAAGAAGAAGCGCGGCAAGGGCCTGCTGATCGCGGCGGCGGTCGTGGTGGTGATCGTGGCCGTCGTCGGCGGCATCTTCGCCTACAACAGCCTGCGCGGCCCAGCACCGGCCGACGAGGCCGCGACCGTCGCGATGGACTACACGACCGCGCTGTATGAGGGCGACCTCTCGACCCTGCGGTCGGTCACCTGCGGTGAGCTCAACGCGTTCTACAGCGACTTCGACGATGCCGCGTACGAGCGGACCTACGAGGCGCAGCGCGCCCGCAACGAGCTTGTACAGACGCAGGCGATCAACGCGGTCCGGGTCGTCGAGGGCGGCAATCAGGCCGTCGTCGAGGTCGTCGCCGTGCACACCAACACACCCGACCAGCCCGAGACCGTCACCCTCAACCTGCAGCGCGACGGCGACGACTGGAAGGTGTGCAACCCCACGTGACGAACGGACACCGGTGCGGCCCGCCGCCGGCCGGCCCGGGTGACCGTTCTGCACCTGGATACTTCACGCCGCCGGCCCGACCGGCGCCGGCCGTGGGCACGGCGCCCAGCCGGACTCCCGGGCCGGACAACCGGGTCCGCACCAGTCGGATCCGTCCCTACGAGGTCGGTCCACCGCAGCGGACCCGGTCACGCGTCGACCCGGCCGTCGTGATCGCGGCGCTGGTCATGATCGCGCTCGCCGCCGCGGTCGTCGTGGGTCTCGCCCTCACCTGAGTGCACGGACAACACTGCCCGCACCCCTCGTCGGAGTGCGGGCAGCGGTTGATCACCTCTGTCAGGCGGTCAGGGACTTGCCGTTGGACTTGAGGTCGTTGCACGCCTCGACAACGCGCTCGCTCATGTTGCTCTCGGCCTTCTTCGACCAGCTGCGCGGGTCGTAGACCTTCTTGTTGCCGACGTCGCCGTCGACCTTCAGCACACCGTCGTAGTTGCCGAACATGTGGCCGGCGACCGGGCGGGTGTAGGCGTACTGCGTGTCGGTGTCGACGTTCATCTTGATGACGCCGTAGCTCAGCGCCTCGTCGATCTCGCTCTTCAGCGAGCCCGAACCGCCATGGAAGACGAAGTCGAACGGCTTGGCGCCCTCGGCCAGACCCAGCTTCTTGGTCGCCACTTCCTGGCCGGTGTTGAGCACATCGGGACGCAGCTTGACGTTGCCCGGCTTGTAGACGCCGTGCACGTTGCCGAAGGTCGCGGCCAGCAGGTAACGGTTGCCGCTGTCGCTGGCACCGAGCGCCTCGATGGTCTTCTCGAAGTCCTCGGGGGTGGTGAACAGCTTGTCGTTGATCTCGTTCTCGACGCCGTCCTCTTCGCCACCGACCACGCCGATCTCGATCTCGAGGATGATGTTGGCGGCACCGGCCTTGGCCAGCAGTTCCTTGGCGATCTCCAGGTTCTCGTCGAGCGGCACGGCGCTGCCGTCCCACATGTGCGACTGGAAGAGCGGATTGCGGCCGGCGTCGACGCGCTCCTGCGAGATCTGCAGCAGCGGCCGGACGTAAGTGTCGAGCTTGTCCTTGGGGCAGTGGTCGGTGTGCAGACCGATGAGGACGTCGTACTTGGCCGCGACGACGTGCGCGAACTCGGCGAGTGCGACCGCGCCGGTCACCATGTCCTTGACACCCTGGCCGGACCCGAACTCGGCGCCACCGGTCGAGAACTGGATGATCCCGTCACTGCCTGCGTCGGCGAAACCCTTGATCGCGGCGTTGATCGTCGACGACGAGGTGCAGTTGATCGCGGGGAATGCGTAACCGCCCTTCTTCGCCTTGTCGAACATCTCGGCGTACTGCTCCGGGGTTGCAATGGGCATCGACGAATCCTCCAGGGTGTTGATGTGCTCTGGTGTTCGGGTTCTCTCGCCTCGAGTGGTGCTTCGGTGGCGAGCAGCCGGACTTCCCGCGGCCGGACTCCCCCCAGTATGGCAGGTGCCACATCGCCCGGCGCGGGCACCATTCGTGCCCGGACCTGCTGGAAAACGACGATGGCGGAGCCGTGAGATTCTGTCCTCGACGCACCCGCAGGTACTCTGGGTCCCCGTGATCGACTCCGCTCTTGCCACCACGACCACCAACCTGGCGCTCCTGCCGGGATTCCTGGATCCGGTGAACCTGCTCAACTCGTTCGGCACATGGATGCTGGCCGGTCTCCTGCTGGTCGTGTTCATCGAGTCGGGTCTGCTGTTCCCGCTGCTCCCCGGCGACTCGCTGCTCTTCACCGCGGGTCTCATCGTGGCGGCGAAGTCCGCGGAGATCGAACCGTTCGCACC
Protein-coding sequences here:
- a CDS encoding MFS transporter — protein: MATSTLTPAAAGETEAERRKRLRTVVAASLLGTTVEWYDFFLYATAASLVFNQLFFPDQSSFVGTLLSFATFAVGFVVRPIGGIVFGHIGDRIGRKRTLAITMVMMGVATALMGVLPTAASVGVLAPILLLLLRIVQGFALGGEWAGAVLLSVEHSPDGKRGLFGSIPQIGLALGLALGTGVFALLQVALDDQAFLTYGWRIAFLVSIVLVVIGFVVRLKVDETPAFAEVAELAKKSTAPLRDVVVPPNTRNTVLGLLARWGEGSAFNTWGVFAIAYATTELDMEKVPVLVAVTIASLVMAALLPFSGLLTDRYGAKTIYLVGITAYGVAVYPVFVLFGTSNLLWFTVGLVIVFGVIHALFYGAQGTLFASLYPTPVRYTGLSVVYQFSGIYASGLTPLILTALIGAASGSPWLAAGYLVLTAIISVVATALIRRDDLHLTTGPEALPVRDARAADR
- a CDS encoding cation diffusion facilitator family transporter; amino-acid sequence: MGHSHSHSHAPAGGGQRRLWPMVLAVGLIGSYFVVELVTGILVNSLALIADAGHMLTDVVALVMGLIALLLGRHGRITDTRSFGWHRAEVFTAVANAVLLMGVAAFVLYEAVERIGSDPQVPGLTLIVVALIGLLVNLGVMLLLRADAKESIAVRGAYLEVLADAVGSVGVLVAGIVAMTTGWGYADIVVAVLIALWVVPRAVRLALDALRILNQQAPAHVDVEALRADLADIPVVDDVHDLHVWTLTTGMDVATVHLGSSRPNGEVLPAAQAVLARHGLEHATVQIDPDDHQRRCRDEMTW
- a CDS encoding FUSC family protein; the encoded protein is MGSSAANPSYPRRVFNAMPAPLKNRLRRLRVSLVPIVQCALAAGVSWWIAVEIFIHPDPFFAPIAAVISLGLSLGQRWRRAAELVGGVAIGILVGDLFISLVGEGAWQIMIVVALAMTVAVFLDDGPLVPMQAASSAALVATLLPPGGVAGFHRALDALIGGLVGILVGALLPVNPASRARRDAAGVLATVRDAARQLATGLRERDEELIAAALEAGRGTQAEINKMRSDMTGGREVTRISPLYWGSRMRLDRISATADPIDNAVRNFRIIARRSLGMTQRGVPVLPELIEIIDDLAGAFEVLRAMMMADPGEEPDQADAARVIRSIVRKARIDLVTNSELSEAALLAEIRSLLVDLLMTAGLRRSSALATLRS
- a CDS encoding DUF3151 domain-containing protein, whose product is MTSFGDLLGPQPVLLTGDDDAESDLLNGAVAAEVAAAHPTASIAWAYLAEAALESSKGAAAGGDIDMPAVIAAYAYARTGYHRGLDQLRRHGWKGFGPVPWSHEPNRGFLRCVGALARAAELVGEEDEHLRCLDLLNDSDPRAAAELGLV
- the fbaA gene encoding class II fructose-bisphosphate aldolase, with product MPIATPEQYAEMFDKAKKGGYAFPAINCTSSSTINAAIKGFADAGSDGIIQFSTGGAEFGSGQGVKDMVTGAVALAEFAHVVAAKYDVLIGLHTDHCPKDKLDTYVRPLLQISQERVDAGRNPLFQSHMWDGSAVPLDENLEIAKELLAKAGAANIILEIEIGVVGGEEDGVENEINDKLFTTPEDFEKTIEALGASDSGNRYLLAATFGNVHGVYKPGNVKLRPDVLNTGQEVATKKLGLAEGAKPFDFVFHGGSGSLKSEIDEALSYGVIKMNVDTDTQYAYTRPVAGHMFGNYDGVLKVDGDVGNKKVYDPRSWSKKAESNMSERVVEACNDLKSNGKSLTA